The Impatiens glandulifera chromosome 8, dImpGla2.1, whole genome shotgun sequence genome includes a window with the following:
- the LOC124913199 gene encoding brefeldin A-inhibited guanine nucleotide-exchange protein 5-like, with the protein MAGGAAGGFVTRAFESMLKECANKKYGALQTAIRTYTDITNEQNLQSVAIDTDKTSTLPGEQSSQEGSHSADETEHAKKASNITSILANAGNTLEGPAAELVLNPLRLAFETKNVKVLEFALDCLHKLIAYDHLEGDPGLDGGKNAPMLTDILNMVCSCVDNSSSDSTIIQVLKVLLTSVASSKFRVHGESLLGVIRVCYNIALNSKSLVNQATSKAMLTQMISIVFRRMESDLVSTTDSSVSHNIPVTQSSSNSTTDETASIHQNDKVTPENESSLDQRKETSLASIEELQNLAVGADMKGLEAALDKVVHLEDGEKVTRGIDLESMNIGHRDALLLFRTLCKMGMKEDKDEITMKTRILSLELLQGLLEGVSHSFTINFHFIDSVKAYLSYALLRASVSQSPVLFQYATGIFSLLLLRFRESLKGENGVFFPLIVLRPLDSMECPLNQKLAVLGVLEKICKDSQMLVDLFVNYDCDLEAPNLFERMVTTLSKLAQGTQNMDPKSVTASQMSSIKSSSLQCLVNVLKSLVDWEKSQRQFRKQAKGQQSYDELSSTEISETDIKEDLPNNFEKVKAHKSTLQAAISEFNRHPGKGIEYLLSNNLVEKTPVSVAQFLRNTPALDKAVIGDYLGQHEEFPIAVMHSFVDSMNFSGMKFDVAVREFLRGFRLPGEAQKIDRIMEKFAERYCANNPGLFKKADTAYVLAYAVIMLNTDAHNPMVWPKMSKADFVHMNTTNDTEDSAPTELLEEIYHSIVKEEIKMKDDVTIVGKTTRQKPDVEERGQLIRILNLALPRGKLSTDLKSENEAITKQTQAIIRKQGGKRGVFYTLNQIEIVRPMVEAVGWPLLATFSVTMGEGENKPKIILCMEGFKAGIQITHVLGMDTIRYAFLTSLIRFNFLHAPKDMQSKNVEALQTLLSLCETETDTLQDTWHAILECISRLEFIVSTPTMTMTVMQASNQISRDVIVQSLKELAGKPAEQLFVNSVKLPSEVVVEFFTALCNVSAEELKQHPARVFSLQKLVEISYYNMARIRMVWARIWSVLSTHFIYAGSHLDEGVAIYAIDSLRQLGMKYLERDELANFTFQNDILNPFVILMRSSQNETIRRLIIDCIVQMIKSKAGSIKSGWRSVFMVFTAASCDDLERIIESAFENVEQVILEHFNNIAGDCFLDCVNCLIGFANNKRSYGISLKAIALLRICEDRFAEGLLTDGDLKTIDVNVDATYDMTEHYWFPMLAGLSVLTSDPRKEVSNCALEVLFDLLNERGRKFSSSFWESIFHRILFPIFDLIRDAGKESPVQSGDGWLRETSIHSLQLLCNLFNTFYKEVCFMLPPLLGFLLDCAKKADQSVVSISLGALVHLIKVGGHQFNDSDWDALLDSISDALYTTQPVELLNTSAIVQPHGPMGLTKHLEASSDDNPWSASPINEEVDYRQNDGTTRDPNAMVMENNNQEMNSVISDGQSSPSGGSLKIVEGGGNLQRSQTFGQKIMGNMMDSVFVRSFTTKPKDRDSEFIVPSSPSKIVDTVDSDIKEEVDSPILATIRSKCITQLLLLDAIDCIQGKYWNKLTASQKVSLMDILFAALEFASSYNSYANLRLRMHHIPAERPPINLLRHELAGTCIYLDILQKATSEVNAKRDEQLNDEVSLLEDDTSNKTNFSSNLHHDAGGEKLEMVAEGKLVSFCEQVLQEASDFQSSLGESPNMDIHRVLDLRSPVIVKVLKGMSFMNNHIFRRHLRRFYPFITKLVCCDQMDVRCALADLFSMQFNPMLTCH; encoded by the exons TTCGCAAGAGGGATCTCATTCGGCTGATGAGACAGAGCATGCAAAGAAGGCGTCTAACATAACATCAATCTTAGCTAATGCTGGGAATACATTGGAAGGACCTGCAGCAGAGCTTGTTTTGAATCCTCTCAGATTAGCATTTGAGACTAAAAATGTTAAAGTTTTAGAATTTGCTTTGGATTGTCTTCAT AAACTTATTGCATATGATCATTTAGAAGGTGATCCTGGATTAGATGGAGGTAAAAATGCACCAATGCTTACAGATATTCTAAACATGGTCTGTAGTTGTGTGGATAATTCATCATCAGACAG TACTATTATACAAGTATTGAAGGTACTTTTGACATCTGTAGCATCATCAAAGTTTAGAG TTCATGGAGAGTCATTGTTGGGAGTGATCAGAGTATGTTATAATATTGCTCTTAACAG TAAGAGCCTTGTGAACCAAGCAACCTCAAAGGCAATGTTGACCCAGATGATCAGCATCGTGTTCAGGCGAATGGAATCTGATTTG GTTTCTACTACAGACAGTTCTGTTTCACATAATATACCTGTTACACAGAGTAGTTCAAACTCCACGACTGATGAGACTGCATCGATTCACCAAAATGACAAAGTAACGCCGGAGAATGAAAGTTCATTGGATCAACGCAAAGAAACTTCTCTTGCATCTATTGAAGAACTTCAGAATCTTGCAGTTGGAGCTGATATGAAG GGATTAGAAGCTGCTTTAGACAAAGTTGTGCAtcttgaagatggtgaaaaagtAACTAG AGGGATTGACCTTGAGAGTATGAACATTGGCCATCGTGATGCTTTACTTCTATTCCGGACACTTTGCAAG ATGGGTATGAAGGAAGACAAGGATGAAATTACCATGAAGACTCGCATCTTATCTCTTGAGCTTCTGCAG gGCTTATTAGAAGGTGTTAGCCATTCATTCACAATAAACTTTCATTTTATCGACTCGGTGAAAGCTTATCTCTCATATGCCTTGTTGAGGGCATCGGTTTCTCAATCGCCAGTCTTATTTCAG TATGCAACTGGAATATTCTCTTTGTTATTGTTGAGATTTAGAGAAAGTCTTAAA GGAGAAAATGGAGTTTTCTTTCCCTTGATTGTCTTGCGTCCACTGGATAGCATGGAATGTCCATTGAACCAAAAATTGGCTGTTCTTGG GGTGCTAGAGAAAATTTGCAAGGATTCTCAAATGCTAGTTGACTTGTTTGTTAACTACGACTGTGATCTTGAGGCACCTAACCTGTTTGAGCGCATG GTCACTACATTGTCAAAGCTAGCTCAAGGGACTCAAAACATGGATCCCAAATCTGTTACTGCATCCCAGATGAGCTCAATAAAAAGTTCATCACTTCAA TGCCTAGTAAATGTGCTGAAATCTTTGGTTGATTGGGAGAAGTCTCAAAGGCAATTTCGAAAACAGGCAAAAGGTCAACAGTCATATGACGAACTTTCATCCACAGAAATCAGTGAGACAGATATCAAGGAGGATTTGCCAAACAATTTCGAAAAGGTTAAGGCTCACAAATCTACACTGCAAGCAGCAATATCAGAG TTCAATAGGCATCCAGGAAAGGGTATCGAGTACCTGTTATCGAATAATTTGGTGGAAAAGACACCTGTTTCGGTCGCCCAATTTTTAAGGAATACACCTGCTTTAGACAAG GCTGTTATTGGAGATTACTTGGGCCAACACGAGGAATTTCCCATTGCTGTCATGCATTCTTTTGTTGATTCTATGAATTTCTCTGGGATGAAGTTTGATGTTGCTGTTCGTGAGTTTCTTAGAGGATTCAGACTTCCAGGAGAAGCTCAAAAGATAGATCGTATAATGGAGAAGTTTGCAGAGAG GTATTGTGCAAACAATCCTGGTCTTTTCAAGAAAGCAGACACTGCTTATGTACTTGCTTATGCAGTTATCATGTTGAATACTGATGCGCACAACCCAATGGTATGGCCTAAAATGTCTAAGGCTGATTTTGTACACATGAATACAACGAATGATACTGAAGACTCTGCTCCAACGGAACTATTGGAGGAGATCTATCATTCTATTGtcaaagaagaaataaaaatgaaagatgATGTGACCATTGTTGGGAAAACCACTAGACAAAAGCCAGATGTAGAAGAGAGAGGTCAACTTATCCGTATTCTTAATTTGGCTCTTCCAAGGGGAAAATTGTCAACTGACCTTAAGTCTGAGAATGAAGCTATCACTAAACAAACACAGGCTATAATTCGAAAGCAAGGAGGAAAAAGGGGagtattttatacattaaatcaaattgaaattgttaGGCCAATGGTTGAAGCTGTAGGATGGCCATTGCTTGCGACCTTTTCTGTGACTATGGGTGAAGGAGAAAACAAGCCAAAGATCATTCTCTGCATGGAAGGATTCAAAGCGGGGATACAAATCACTCATGTTCTTGGAATGGATACCATTCGCTATGCATTTTTAACATCTCTCATTAG ATTCAATTTCTTGCATGCACCTAAAGATATGCAGAGTAAAAACGTCGAGGCACTGCAGACCTTGTTATCGTTGTGTGAAACAGAAACTGATACTCTCCAAGACACCTGGCATGCAATTCTGGAGTGCATTTCTCGCCTCGAATTTATTGTATCCACTCCCACTATGACCATGACTGTCATGCAAGCATCAAACCAGATCTCTAGAGATGTCATTGTGCAATCATTGAAAGAATTGGCTGGAAAACCGGCTGAACAACTATTCGTGAATAGTGTTAAATTGCCCAGTGAAGTGGTTGTGGAGTTCTTCACAGCTCTTTGTAATGTTTCAGCTGAGGAATTAAAGCAACATCCGGCTCGTGTTTTCAGCTTGCAGAAACTAGTTGAGATCAGCTACTACAATATGGCTCGCATCCGTATG GTATGGGCCAGAATATGGTCTGTCTTATCTACTCATTTCATTTATGCTGGAAGCCATCTTGACGAGGGAGTTGCTATTTATGCTATTGATTCTCTGCGGCAACTTGGTATGAAATATCTGGAGAGGGATGAACTTGCTAACTTTACTTTTCAAAACGATATTCTAAATCCATTTGTGATTCTGATGCGAAGTAGTCAAAATGAAACAATACGGAGGCTTATTATTGATTGCATTGTTCAG ATGATAAAATCTAAAGCAGGGAGCATCAAATCCGGCTGGCGTAGCGTGTTTATGGTTTTTACAGCTGCTTCATGTGATGACTTGGAACGAATCATTGAAAGTGCATTTGAGAATGTGGAACAGG TTATATTGGAACACTTCAACAATATTGCGGGGGACTGCTTCCTGGATTGTGTCAACTGTCTTATTGGTTTTGCCAACAACAAAAGGTCCTACGGGATCAGTCTGAAGGCCATTGCTCTTCTCCGTATATGCGAGGACCGTTTTGCTGAG GGACTACTAACAGATGGTGATTTGAAGACCATTGATGTCAATGTAGATGCAACTTATGATATGACTGAGCATTACTGGTTTCCTATGTTGGCTGGATTATCAGTCCTCACATCAGACCCCAGAAAAGAGGTCAGCAATTGCGCGCTGGAGGTCTTGTTCGACTTGCTAAATGAGAGAGGTAGAAAGTTCTCATCATCATTCTGGGAGAGTATTTTCCATCGAATCCTGTTTCCCATTTTTGATCTTATAAGAGATGCTGGAAAAGAAAGTCCAGTCCAATCTGGGGATGGGTGGCTCCGTGAAACTAGCATTCACTCTCTTCAATTGCTTTGCAATCTTTTCAACACTTTTTACAAG GAAGTTTGTTTCATGCTGCCTCCTCTATTGGGTTTTCTACTAGATTGTGCCAAAAAAGCTGATCAGTCAGTAGTTTCAATTTCATTGGGTGCTTTAGTGCATCTTATCAAAGTTGGAGGGCACCAGTTCAATGATAGTGATTGGGATGCATTACTTGACAGCATAag TGATGCCTTATACACAACACAGCCTGTTGAGTTGCTTAATACCTCTGCTATTGTACAGCCCCACGGCCCTATGGGTTTAACCAAACATTTGGAAGCCTCTTCAGATGATAATCCCTGGTCAGCCTCTCCTATAAATGAGGAGGTTGATTACCGCCAAAACGATGGCACTACACGTGATCCTAATGCAATGGTCATGGAAAACAACAATCAAGAAATGAACTCAGTGATCTCTGATG GCCAATCATCACCTTCAGGGGGATCTTTGAAAATTGTTGAAGGTGGTGGAAACCTTCAAAGGAGCCAAACATTTGGTCAAAAGATCATGGGTAATATGATGGACAGTGTGTTTGTTAGAAGTTTCACAACGAAACCTAAGGATCGTGATTCAGAATTCATAGTGCCATCTTCTCCATCAAAG ATAGTTGATACTGTCGATTCAGATATCAAAGAAGAGGTGGATAGCCCCATATTGGCCACCATCAGGAGCAAATGCATTACACAGCTACTACTCCTCGATGCTATTGACTGTATTCAG GGAAAATACTGGAACAAGCTGACTGCATCACAAAAAGTTTCTCTAATGGATATATTATTTGCTGCATTGGAGTTTGCATCATCATATAATTCATATGCCAATCTCAGATTGCGAATGCATCATATTCCTGCTGAAAG GCCACCTATAAACCTTCTTCGCCACGAATTAGCTGGTACATGCATTTATTTGGACATTTTGCAAAAGGCAACGTCTGAAGTTAATGCTAAAAgagatgaacaactcaatgatgAAGTCAGCTTGTTGGAAGATGATACATCAAACAAAACTAATTTTTCTTCCAATTTACATCATGATGCTGGAGGAGAGAAACTTGAAATGGTAGCGGAGGGGAAGCTAGTATCTTTTTGTGAACAGGTGTTGCAGGAAGCTTCTGATTTCCAATCAAGTCTTGGTGAGTCTCCGAACATGGATATACATCGGGTTCTTGATTTACGGTCTCCAGTCATTGTGAAG GTGCTCAAGGGCATGTCTTTTATGAACAATCACATATTTAGAAGACACCTGAGGAGATTCTATCCTTTTATAACTAAACTAGTCTGTTGCGACCAA ATGGATGTTCGATGTGCCCTTGCAGATCTCTTCAGCATGCAGTTCAATCCAATGTTAACATGTCATTAA